A stretch of DNA from Dehalobacterium formicoaceticum:
ACCTTTCTTATCGAGTCGTCAGTGGGGAAAATCGCCTTTGCTTTCGTGAATTTTCGCACCATTCTGTGGTATGCTTCCACCGCATTCGTTGTATAAACCAAATGCCGGATTTGCTCAGGATAGTTGAAAAACGTTGTAAGTTCAGCCCAATTTGCGTCCCAGGAACGCATAATAGATGGATACTTCTTATCCCATTTTTCCCGAAATTCCTCTTTTGCATACTCCGCATCGTCAAGATTTACCGCGCCGTAAATTTTCTTTAGATCGGCACAGACTTGCTTTCTATCCTTGTATTGCACAAACTTAGTAGAATTGCGTACTTGGTGCACTATGCATAACTGCTGCTTGGTCTCTGGGAATACCGCGTTTATGGCTTCTCCAAGCCCTTTTAGGTTATCGTGGCAAGCAATAAAAATGTCCGTAACACCGCGGTTTTTAAGGTCGGAGCAAATGCTTGCGTAAAATGAAGCTCCTTCGTTTTCGCTTATCCAAATCCCTAAAATATCCTTCTGGCCGTTCATATCAATTCCCAAAACTGAATAGACGCACTTGTTGATAATTTGGCTATCTTTACGGCTTTTGAACACAATGCCATCAAAATATATTATCGGATAAATCGCTTCCAACGGGCGGTTTTGCCACTCATTCACTTCCGGCAGAATTTTATCTGTAATCTTAGAAATCAAGGTTTGAGGGATTTCCGCCCCGTATATCTCGCGCAGATTATCCTCAATGTCTCGCTGCGACATTCCTTTAGAGTACATAGCCATTATCTTTTGCTCAATCTCATCAGTTCGAGTTTGCCGCTTTCCAAGGATTCTTGGTTCAAATTCACCATTACGGTCACGGGGTATGGCTATTTCGCTTTCCCCGTAATCGCTTATAATAGTCTTGCGATTGTAACCATTGCGCGAATTACCACTGTTATTACCCTCTACACAATGTTTTTCATAGCCCAAATGTTCATCCATCTCGGCTTCTAGCATCTGCTCAATAGAACCAGCAAATAGTCGTTTTAGCTTTGACTGTATATCACCCGTGCTTTGGCAATCTTGCATCAGCAGACTTACCAATTCCATTTCTTTGTCCGTGAGTTTGTTCTTAGATGTTTTCATATGATAACCTCCATTTGTTTTATGTGGAGATTATTACCATTTACACGGATTAATATTCAGCCTCTTTTTAGCAAAACAACGCAAAGCAAAGGTTTTACCTGTTTTATGTGAAGCTTCACATAAAACAGGTAAATCCTCAATTTTACGCACTCTTGATGCTTCCCTGGATAAATCACGGTTTCTTTTTTGCTATATCAATGATGCAGATTTAAAACCAAAAAATCT
This window harbors:
- a CDS encoding IS256 family transposase, producing the protein MELVSLLMQDCQSTGDIQSKLKRLFAGSIEQMLEAEMDEHLGYEKHCVEGNNSGNSRNGYNRKTIISDYGESEIAIPRDRNGEFEPRILGKRQTRTDEIEQKIMAMYSKGMSQRDIEDNLREIYGAEIPQTLISKITDKILPEVNEWQNRPLEAIYPIIYFDGIVFKSRKDSQIINKCVYSVLGIDMNGQKDILGIWISENEGASFYASICSDLKNRGVTDIFIACHDNLKGLGEAINAVFPETKQQLCIVHQVRNSTKFVQYKDRKQVCADLKKIYGAVNLDDAEYAKEEFREKWDKKYPSIMRSWDANWAELTTFFNYPEQIRHLVYTTNAVEAYHRMVRKFTKAKAIFPTDDSIRKVVFLSVKEIAKKWTLPARNWAMAYSQIMIYFADRFTA